The genomic DNA CATCATCGCCTTTTTCCTGCTGGTGTTCGGCGATGCCATCATTGGGCTTCTGTCCAAGGCGGAAGACGTTCATGCCGAGGCTCTGAAATATCTGCCATGGGCGGCGCTGACAGGCATTACGGGGCTGCTGGCCTTCCATATGGACGGGGTCTATATCGGCGCCACATGGTCGCGCGACATGCGCAACATGATGTTTCTGTCGCTCGCACTCTTTATGGTTGTTCTTTATGCGGCAAAGCCCGTGATGGGCAATCACGGGCTTTGGCTGGCTCTCAATCTGTTTCTGTCTATCCGCGGCGTTACGCTTCTGGCGATTCTTCCGCGACGCTATCGTACAGAATTCATAGCTTGATCATGCAGACAGTTCGCGCCGGGCCCAGTCTTTGGTGTCCCGGTCGCGCAGTGCGGCGATGTTGGTAACGCCCTCACGTTTTACAGCGGCGGACAGGCCGCGCACGATTTCAGCAGGCAGGTTCGGGCCGCGATAGATCAGGCCCGTATAAAGCTGGACGAGATCGGCGCCTGCCTTGATCTTCGTCAGCGCTGTCTCGGCGCTATCTACACCGCCGACACCGATCAGCGGCATGTCAGGACCGACGCGCTCGCGCATCCGGGCAAGGACGATGGTGGAACGGTCGAAAAGTGGGGCACCGGAAAGCCCACCTGTTTCATCACGATTTTCTGCGCTTTTAAGTCCGGCGCGTGAAAGTGTCGTATTGGATATGATGATGCCGTCCAGCTTCTGTTCGGTTGCCTCGGCGGCTATATCGTCCAGTTCTTCATTGGCCAGATCCGGCGCGATCTTGAGGAAAACCGGACGCTTCAGCGTGCACATCTTGCCTTCTTCGTTTCGGGCTTCCAGTACCCGGCTCAACAATTCACGCAGGCTGTCGCGAGCCTGAAGATTGCGCAGACCGGGAGTGTTGGGCGAAGAGATGTTGACCGTGAAATAACGTGCCAGCTGATAGAAGCGGCGAATACCGGCAACATAATCGGCGATGCGGTCTTCGGCATCCTTGTTGGCACCGATATTGACGCCCACGATACCGCTCTTGCCTGCACGTTGCGACAGGCGTTTAAACGCCGCATCATGGCCTTCATTGTTGAAGCCAAGACGATTGATAACCGCTCTATCTTCAACGAGGCGGAAAATGCGCGGGCGTGGATTGCCGCTTTGAGGGCGCGGTGTGATGGTGCCGATTTCGGTGAAGCCGAAGCCCAGTTTCAGCAATGCATCCGGGACTTCGGCGTTCTTGTCATAACCCGCCGCCATGCCGAGCGGATTTGGAAACTGCAGGCCGGCAACCTTGACGGAAAGAGCCGGATCGTTTGGCGCGCCGCAGGTGACAAGACCTGTCTTCAGGCCAGCGATGGAAAGGCCGTGTGCCTGTTCCGCATCAAAGGCAAAGAGGGCACGTCGCCCGAGAGTTTCAAAAAGCCCGCTCATTAATCTTCCAGCTCCGGAAAAATGTGAAGACCATCATCGCCCAGTGGCAAGGGTTCAACCTTCAAAACAGCTGCAAGCGGCAGCTCGCCGTAAAGATGAGGAAACAGGGCTCCGCCGCGTGAAACTTCAAATTTCAATGCTGCTCCAAGCGCGGAAGCGTTCACACTGATCAGAAGCAAATCCTGTTGGCCCGCAAAATGCTTGGCTGCTGTTTCCCGCACCTGTGTTGCAGTAGAGAAATGGATATAGCCGTCGGCAATATCAACCGGAGCCCCGGTAAAACTACCAGCCTGTTCTGCTTGTGCCCAAAGGTCGCGTGGAGCGATCTTATAGATGATCTCATTGGTCATAGCTGCTCTCTAGACCGAAATTCTTCGGAAATCAAAGTCCCGCATGTTCGATTTTCGTCGTAAACGTCCCATATGATGGGGACATCTCAAAGAGAAGCTGAAGGGAATTGCATTATGTTGAACAGAAAGACACTGATGGTTCGTAATCTGGCTGCTGTTGCTCTTCTCGGTTCAGCGCTTGCTCCAAGTGTTGCATTTGCGCAGGAAAACGGGCGTTATCGGCTGGAAGGCACGGAAACCGGTTATGTCCGCCTGGATACACGAACCGGGGCGCTCTCGACCTGCACGGAGCAGCAGGGACAACTCGTCTGCAAGATGGCGACCGAAGATCGCGAAGCTTATGAGAACGACATTGCCGACTTGCAGGATCGTCTAGAGAAGCTTGAAGACAAGGTGTCCGCTCTTGAGGGGAAGGGCGGAAGTGCCGCTTCTGGCCTGCCGACCGAGCAGGAATTCGAGCAGTCCATGAGCTATATGGAACGCTTCATGCGTCGCTTCATGGATATTGCGAAAAGTTTCGACAGCGAGCCGGAAAGCCCGAACAAAGAAACTGCGCCGGGCGGTCGGACCTGACGATAAAGAAAAAAGGCGCCATGCGGCGCCTTTTCATTAGAGCATTTCCAGCAAAAGTACGAAGCGGTTTTGCGTAGGATAATGCGTAAAAACAAACAGATAGAGCGGAAGCGCGAACGAATGTGAATGCTTTCCGCTCTATTGAGCGAAACGCTTTGTCGCTTCGATCAGTTCATGGGTGATGCCGGGCTCTGTGACGGCGTGCCCTGCATCCTCGACGGTTCTGAGATCGGCTTCGGGCCACATCTTCTTCAACTGCCAGGCATTGATAAACGGCGTGCAGACATCATAGCGGCCATGCACGATCACACCAGGAATATGCCGGATGCGATCGACATTGCGCAGAAGCTGGTCATCGGAATCGAGGAAGCCGCGGTTCTGGAAATAGTGGCATTCGATACGCGCAAAAGCGATGGCGTATTGGTCTTCACCGAAGGCATTGACGCGGGCCGGGTCGGGCATAAGTGAAATGACCGAGCCTTCCCAGCGCGCCCAACGTCGCGCTGCTTCAAGCTGCACCTGCGGGTCACGATCAGTCAGGCGCTTGTAATAAGCGGCGATCATATCGCCGCGCTCGGCTTCCGGGATATGCTCCTGATAAGCCTCGAAATGGTCCGGAAATAGAATGCTTGCGCCGTTGGAATACATCCAGTCGACTTCAAAACGACGGATCATGAAGATGCCGCGCAGAACAAGCTCGGCCACGCGATCCGGATGGGATTGCGCATAGGCAAGGCCAAGGGTCGATCCCCAGGAGCCGCCGAAGACCTGCCACTTCTCGATGCCGAGATGCGCGCGAATATGTTCCATATCCGCCACAAGGTCCCATGTCGTGTTTTCACGCAGTTCCGCATGCGGGGTCGAACGGCCGCATCCGCGCTGGTCGAACAGGATGATGCGATAGCGCTCCGGGTCGTGCAGACGGCGCATGGTCGGTGTGATGCCGCCGCCGGGGCCGCCATGGATCATGATGACCGGCTTGCCGTCCGGGTTACCGCATTGCTCGACATGGATTCGATGCAGCGGAGAAACCTGAAGCATCTCTTCCTTGAACGGTTGGATTTCTGGATAAAGCGTATTGCGCGTCATGAAATGCCTTTTTGGTTCCCTTCCATTAGGCTGGTCGGGCCGCTCTTATGTTATTTTCGACACCAGCCTAACATACAATGCGGCCAGATGGCGGCAATGCGTATTGTGAAAACGGGTTAGCAACGTGAATTTTGGTTGCCCAAGCCAAAAAACGGCATAAAACGGAGTGGTTGGCTGATTGGCCTGCACCGCGAGGGGAGGAGACCTGAAACAATGGCGCGCGAGGCACATGCATTTCATCATTGCTGACGATCACCCGCTTTTCCGGGGCGCACTCAGGCAGGTCCTTTCGGGACAGTCGCAGAGTGTTGAAATCATCGAAGTCGGCGATTTTGACGCCGTCAAGAAACTGGTCGGGGAACGAGAAGATATAGATCTTCTCTTGTTGGATTTGACGATGCCGGGAGGAACCGGGCTTTCCGGTCTGGTGACGTTGAAGGCCTTGCAACCGGCGCTTCCGGTTATCATCGTCTCGGCGACTGACGATGCTGCCACGATCCGTCATGCTGTCGAGCTCGGCGCTTCCGGTTTCATCTCGAAATCCGCCAGCATGGAGACCATTGGCGAGGCCGTGCGTGCCGTTCTGGCTGGCGATATCTGGACACCTGCCGATATTGAGCTGGATCATCCGCACGACCCTGAAATTGAGGCTCTCATTGCGCGACTGCGCACATTGACACCGCAGCAGACACGTGTGTTGACCATGCTTGCCGAGGGTCTTCTGAACAAGCAGATTGCCTATGAGCTTGGCGTGTCGGAAGCCACGGTCAAGGCGCATGTTTCGGCGGTGCTGCAGAAACTTGGGGTCGACAGCCGCACGCAGGCGGTCATTCTTCTGTCACGCATCGGTAATGATGCCCTGAGCACGGATTGAATGACGGTCAACTACTGAGCGGCGTTCTGCGCTGACCTATTATCCTGCCTCGCATGATAAAAATGCGATAGAAGGGAACGCAATGCGGCGGGCCGAAGTGGCTTGTGCAAAACCGTGACGTTCTCGTCTTCAGCGCGCTGGCGGACTTCCTTGGAACGATCGGCTGTCAGCAGGACGGCGGGTATTTCCACCTGAAACGTCTCGCGCGCAAAGCCGATCATATCGAGGCCGTTTTCGTGTAGAAGATGATAATCTGCGACGATCACATCGGGCGGTGTGGAGTGGTCGGCACAATAGTTCTTCAACGCTGCTCCACTGCGCAACGTCGTTACATGGCATCCCCACCCGCGAAGCAGCGTTTCCATCCCGGAAAGGATGCTGGCGTCATTATCGATGCAGAGAACATCGAGCCCGGTCAGTTCCAGCGCTTTCTGCAGGCCGCGGCGGCTCTTCACGTCATCAGCGGGCACTTTTTCCTGTGAGACAGGAATGCGCAGGGTGAACATGGTTCCCTTATCGGGCGTCGAAGACAGGGATAGCGGCAGCGACAGCAGCCTTGCGATGCGGTCGACAATGGAAAGGCCGAGGCCAAGCCCTTCCGCTTCCCGCATGCCCTCATCCAGTCGCGTGAACTCCCGGAAGACAAGTTTCAGCTTTTGCGATGGAATGCCGATGCCGGTATCGAACACCTGCAACTCCACAAAGGAGCCACGACGCCGAACGCCGAGCAGAATACCACCCTTGCGGCTATATTTGATCGAGTTGGAAACAAGGTTCTGGATCAGGCGGCGAAGCATATTGCGGTCCGTTTTGACAACGATGCTCGACGGCACAACGCGCAACTTCAGCCCTTTGGCGGCTGCAAGAGGCGTAAAATCGGTAGCAATCTGGCTCATCAGCTTGTCGAGGTGAAACACCGAGAGGTCAGGCTTGAGTGACCCGGTGTCCAGTCGGGAAATATCCAGCACCATACCCAGAATGGCTTCCACGGCCTCCAGCGAGGAATCGATATTACGTGCGAATTCGCTCGTTTCGGAGCGTCCGAGTTTTTCGGCAAGCGCCGTACTATACAATCGCGCTGCGTTGAGAGGTTGCAGAATGTCATGACCGGCTGCTGCCAGAAAGCGTGTCTTTCCCTGATTGGCCTCTTCTGCTGCCGTCTGGGCCTTGGCGAGCTGCTGGTTGACGCGGGTCAGTTCTGCCGTGCGATCCGCCACGCGCTGCTCCAGCATTTCCGCTGCCTTCTGGCGCGTGACGTCGGCTTCGACTGCTGCCGTGATATCGGTATATGTCGCGACAATTCCGCCATCCGGCATCGGGTTGGATTGAATTTCCAGCACCTTGCCCGTCGATTTCATGTCGATGCGCCATGGCTGGCGCACAGCTGCGAGCGAGCGGATGACCCCGTTCTGCGCGTTGAACGATATATCGCCGCGGCTGTGCAGCTGTTCCACGATTTCCGAAACGGGTATCCCGACCTGCATCACTTCATCTGGGAGATCGAAAAGCTTGCGGAACTGCCGGTTCCAGAAAGTCAGCCTCAGATCCTTGTCTAAAACGGTAATTCCCTGTTCCATCTGATCGAGGGCCGTTTGCAGCAGATTGCGGTTTTGCTGCAAGGCGGTCGAAGCATCGTCAAGGAGCTGTCGCGCGTCACGTCCTGATGCATCGCTCTTCTGCAAAAGCAGTGACAGTACAAGGCGCGCCGATGCCGAGCCGACGGCTGTGCCGAGCAGCTGCTCCGCATGACGGATGAGCGGTGTGTCGACAGTCATGCCCGGATCAAGCCGCCTCTGTTCCCTTCCTTCAAAGCGCAGAAAGGCGCGCTCGACACGTTCCGCACCGAGATAGCGCGCCATGGTGGCTTTCAGTTCGGCAACAGTGACGGTTGTGCGGAAGCGCTTGAGCGTCGGCGTGCCGATGAAATAACGCGGCAGGAAGATGCTTGCCTGAATGCGTTCGAGCGGTGTCGAGGTTCGTGAAAGGGAACCAAGGATGTAGAAGAGCGTATTGGCTGCAAGGCTCCACATCACGCCATTGGTCAGCGGGAGAGCGTTGGTTCCGAAAAGCGCTTCGGGACGTAGCGCCGTAAAGCCAAGGAAGCCGTCGCGCAGAATAGCAGCATTTTCCGGCGCCATCGTTGGCAGTAGCAGTGTGTAGGCCCAAACCAGAAATCCTGCTGACAGTCCCAGCATGGCACCGCGCCCATTCGCATTGCGCCAGAACAACCCGCCGATGAAAGCCGGAACAAACTGGGCAATTGCAGCAAAGGAAACGAAGCCGATCGAGGCAAGATGGATGTTGTTGGAGGTAAACCGATAATAGGCGAATGCGAATGCCAGAATGCCGATAATGGTGAGGCGGCGTGTGTTCAGAATGACTTTGGTCAGGTCGCGCTGTTCGGCGGCATGTTGCTTCGCGAGACGCCGGATGAAGAGCGGCAGCACCAGATGGTTGGAGATCATGATCGAAAGCGCAACGCAGGCGACGATGACCATCGCCGTTGCCGCTGACAATCCGCCGAGAAAAGCCACCAGTGCGAGCCAATGAGCGCCTGCCGCCAGCGGCAAAGCCAGAACGTACAAATCTCCGCTGACATTGCCTCCGAGCGTCATCACGCCAATCAGCGCGATGGGAAAGACGAAGATATTGATGAGGACCAGATAAAGCGGGAAGAGCCAGGAGGCTGTTCGCAGTTCCTTTTCACTCCGGCTTTCCACCACGGTCACATGGAATTGTCGCGGCAGCATGATGATGGCGGCGGCACTAAGTGCGCTTTGTACGATCCATGTGCCGATGGATGTCTGATAGTGGAACGCTTCCAGCGCTTCTGGTGATTGGGATATCTGATTGATCAGTTGCGATGGGGCGCCGAACAGAAAGAAGGTGCAGGCAAAGCCAACGGTCAGGAAGGCGCAAAGCTTGATGACGGATTCCAGAGCCACAGCCAAAATAAGGCCGTTCTGATGTTCCGTGGCGTCGGTATGGCGGGTGCCGAAGAGGATCGCAAAGACAGCGAGCACAGCGGCAACGGGGAGGGAGATGTCACCGAATATGAATACCGACGGATCGACGGCTGATCCGTAATGCTCCATGACAAGACCGACACTGCCAGAAACGGCTTTGAGCTGCAGCGCGATATAGGGGATCGAGCCGACGGCTGCGATGCAGGTCGCAAGAGAGGCTACACCGAAGCTCTTGCCGTAGCGGGCAGCGAGAAAATCAGCAATTGACGTGATGTGCTCGGATTTCGCCAGTCGCACGATATGCCGCAGCAGCCGGTTGCCGAGCGTAAAGACGAGAATGGGGCCGATATAGATTCCAAGGAACTCAAGACCGCGCTGAGCCGATAAGCCGACAGAGCCGAAGAAGGTCCAAGAGGTGCAGTAAACGGCCAGACTGAGCGCATAGATGTAGGGGCGCGGAGCACTGTTCCAGCGCGACGTGCGCCGGTCGCCGATGCTGGCAACTGCAAAAAGCAGCAGCAAATATAGAAAGGCGGCGCCAATAATACCCCAGCCCTGCATAGTCGGCCTGTTCCCTCACTCCTCGATCATGATTTGACGCAAGCACTTTCGGTGCATTCGTGCAAGATTATTGATGAAAAACAGTGTGTTTTAGCGGTTTCATCTTTTCTTTGGTAATTTTCGCCTACACACTAGGAGTGTGATCCCGAAGAAGTGCACGTCATTTTTCAGGATAGCATTTGAAATGGCAGGGCGCTTTTCAGTTTCGCTTCTGAGATGGGCCCTGCCATCCACTGCCAGTTTATCTGGTGCCCAGGTTGATTTGGCGAACGCCACCGCGGCAGGACGGCCCCAACGGTCCGCGTTCGTGAGGGAGACAGGTAATGCTAAAGGAATTCAAGGAGTTCGCCCTGAAGGGCAATATGGTCGATCTGGCCATCGGTGTCATTATTGGCGGGGCGTTCGGCGGCCTCGTCAATTCCATCGTCAACGATATCATCATGCCGATCATCGGTCTGATCACTGGCGGTATCGATTTTTCGAATATGTTCATACAGCTGGCAGGTGAACCCAGGGCCACACTGGCAGCTGCCCGTGAAGCCGGTGCGACTATTGCCTACGGCAATTTCGTCACGCTTCTCATCAACTTCCTGATCATCGCATGGGTATTGTTCCTTGTGGTGAAGGGAATGAACCGCATGAAGAAGAAGGAAGAGGCAAAGCCGGAACCGGAAGCACCGCGCGAGGAGGTCCTGCTGACCGAAATTCGCGATCTTCTGGCAAAGCAGAAAGCCTGATTGATTCAGAACTGGCGAACGAATGCGGGGCCTTGTGGCCCCGTTTTCTTTTGATCCATAAATACGCTTGATCGGACCATCACAAAAAGCCGCGTGATTTCGCTAACGGGCCTTGATAAGCACGAAATCAAAATCGAAGTTCAACGCGGGGAAATCATGACGCTCATAGCCAATCTTCGTCGGGAAGCAGCTCAATCACCCGAAAGCGGGATTGTGGCGGTCGCCAATCACGGACGCGGGCGCGAGGGGCTCATCCCGCTTTGGGTAGGCGAGGGAGATCTTTCGACGCCCGATTTCATCCGCGCCGCGGCCCAAAAAGGTATCTCTGAAGGCGAGACCTTCTATACCTGGCAGGCTGGCATCCCGGAACTGCGGGAGGCGCTGGCTCGCTATCACGCGCGTCATTTCCCGCTGCCCCTGAAACCGGAGAACTTCTATGTCACCGGCTCCGGTATGCACGCCATCGAAATGGCGCTGACAGCAACTGTTGGGGCGGGCGAAGAGGCGATTTATCTTTCCCCGGCCTGGCCAAATTTTGTTGGCGCAGCTGGTCTGGCAGGCGCTGTTCCGGTTCCGGTCGAGCTGGAATTCGGTGCCAATGGCTGGTTGCTCGATCCAGAAAAGATCGCAGCCGCCATCACGCCGCGCACGAAAGCACTCTTCATCAATACGCCATCCAATCCCACCGGCTGGACAGCGGACCGTGAGACATTGCAATTCATTCTCGATCTTGCCCGCAAGCATGGTCTCTGGATCATCGCCGACGAGATTTATACCCATTTCTATTATGGTGGCGGTCGCGCTCCATCCTTCATGGATATTATGGAGCCGGATGATCGCATCATCTTCGTCAACTCGTTCTCCAAGAACTGGGCGATGACGGGCTGGCGTGTCGGCTGGATGACGGTGCACCCGTCACTGGGGCCGATCATTGAAAATCTGATCCAATATTCGAATTCGGGTGTTGCCCAATTCATGCAACGTGGTGCCGTTACGGCTCTCGATGAAGGCGATGCCTTTATTTCGATGCAGGTTGAACGGGCGCGTTCGACGCGCGATAGCCTGTGCGCAGCGCTGTTATCGACCGGCAAAGTTCGCCTGACGCCGCCTCAAGGGGCATTTTATCTTTTCTTCGGCGTGGATGGTGTCGGGGATTCGGTCAAGGCGGCCATCGATATGGTGGACAATGCCAATGTCGGTCTGGCACCTGGCAGCGCTTTTGGCCTCGGCGGCGAAGGTTTTTTCCGTCTCTGTTTCTGCCGCGATCCGGAACAGGTGGACGAAGCCGCACGGCGGCTCGTGCGCTGGATCGAAAAGCTCTGACAAAAAAGGCCGCTCGAAGCGGCCTTTTTATTGGAGAATTCCAGAAATTGTCAGCCGCCAGCCTTGGAGACCATCAGCGGAATGATCCGCTCGGAACTGGCTGGCTGCGAAACAGTGGGCTCTGCATAAGGAATGCCGAGTGCATTCCAGACTTCCAGCAAGGCATCCTTGAGGCCGTCGATCAGGGCGTCGTCATGCAGAGGCGACGGCGTGATACGCAGTCTTTCGGTTCCGCGTGGCACGGTCGGATAGTTGATCGGCTGGATATAGATGCCGTGCACTTCCAGCAAACGGTCGCTGGCTTTCTTGCAAAGTTCAGGATCGCCGACCAGAATAGGCACGATATGCGTTTCGGACGGCATCACGGGGAAACCTGCGGCCGAAAGCACGTCCTTTGCGCGCTGCGCCTGACGTTGCTGACCGTTACGCTCCACCTGCGAATTCTTCAAATGCCGGATGGCGGCCGTCGCAGATGCGGCAACTGCTGGTGGCAAAGAGGTCGTAAAGATGAAGCCCGGTGCATAGGAGCGTACGGCGTCAACAATCGCGCGCGAACCGGTAATATAACCGCCGAGAGCGCCAAAAGCCTTGGCAAGCGTGCCCTCGATAATATCGATGCGATGTGCCAGACCGTCGCGTTCGGTAATGCCGCCGCCGCGCGCGCCGTACATGCCAACAGCATGAACTTCGTCGATATAGGTCATGGCATTATATTTGTCGGCGAGGTCGGCGATCTTCTCGATCGGCGCGATATCGCCATCCATCGAATAGACGGATTCGAACACGATCAGCTTGGCGCGCGCCGGATCGGCGGCCTTCAAAAGCTGTTCCAGATGCTCGACGTCATTGTGACGGAAAATCTTCTTTTCCGCGCCTGAACGACGCACGCCTTCGATCATCGAGGCATGGTTCAGTTCGTCGGAGAGGATGAGGCAGTTCGGCAGCAGCCGTGCAATCGTGGAAATCGAAGCTTCATTGGAAACGAAGCCCGACGTGAAAACGAGGCCGGCTTCCTTGCCATGCAAATCGGCGAGTTCGGTTTCGAGTTCGACCAGCGGATGATTGTTGCCGGAAATATTGCGCGTGCCGCCGGAACCTGAGCCAGCATTGCCAGCTGTATCGCACATTGCCTTGATTACGTCGGCGTGGTGTCCCATGCCAAGATAATCATTGGAACACCAGACGGTGATTTCACGGGCAGTGCCATTGTTGCGCCAGATAGCTCGGGGGAAACGTCCGACAATACGTTCAAGATCGGCAAAAACGCGGTAACGCTTCTCGGCGTGCAACTGGTCGATCGCTTCTTCGAAAAAACGGCGATAGTCCATAATGCGCTCCTTAGTCTGTGCACTAACTAGCGCTTTTGGCACTTGCCGTCCATGGCGCATTGATGGGCAATTTGCCACGTTTGTGTGAAGCAGCATTGATTGAAATCAAGCAAATCAGCTCGACGATCAAAATACCGGCGACGAAGTTTTCATCACGAAGCGTGTCGGAGGCTGTTACAGAGTGATCGGCTTCAACAAAGAGTTGCTTGAATGAAACGCAACAAAATACCAGCTTTTTGTGACCTTCATTGAAAACCTGGCACCTTTATGAAACCAACGCGAACGGTGATGAACTATCCAGCCTCGGCGACCGGCGACTGGACTGCCTATTGGCGCGCCTCACCGATGCGACATCTGCGCTTGCGTTGGAGGCACGTGCAGCTTTCGGTTCCGCATCGAAAAAAATCGGCAAATCTGATTGCTGCATCCGGAAGCTTCGAGGCTTTACGGCCAGGCGATCTGCCGCTTGTTTGCGTGGTTCGCAATGCTGCGCCCTATATGAAGTCGTTTCTGCGCTATTATCGCGAGATGGGTGTTACGCGTTTCATCGTTGTAGATGACCGATCGGACGACGGAACGACCGAAATCTTGTCCAGTGCTCCTGATGTGGATTTGTTCACCTCGGACGTTGGCTACGCACAGGCGGACCGCGGACGTGTCTGGCGCGATGCCCTGTTCAATCTCTACGGACGCGGGCGCTGGTATTTGTCGGTTGATGCTGACGAGTTCTTCGTATTTCCGAGAATGGAGCAACGGGATATCCGCTCTTTTATCGAGGAGCTGGAAGGGAATGGAATTCGTCGGTGTCTGGCACCGATGATCGACATGTATCCCGGCGGCCTGCTGCGTGAAGGAGTCTTCGTCGATGACGGGACGAAATATCCGTTCGAGGTTTCGTCGCATTTCGACGGCGACGGCTACACGGCGACATGGGAGAAGTTCGGGGTAGCGGTGCGTGGTGGACCGCGTTTGCGCTTGTTCGGACGCAGCATGCGACTGTCAAAATTTCCGCTGATTTGGGTCGATGAAAAGACGGATTATCGCCGGGGCAGCATTCATGGGCCGGGTCCATGTTTCCGGAATTTTCTTCCGGCAACCGGTGCTCTTCTCCATTACCGCTTTTCTTCGCTTTCGGTCGGCGAGTTCAAACGTATTGCCTCCG from Brucella anthropi ATCC 49188 includes the following:
- the hemA gene encoding 5-aminolevulinate synthase yields the protein MDYRRFFEEAIDQLHAEKRYRVFADLERIVGRFPRAIWRNNGTAREITVWCSNDYLGMGHHADVIKAMCDTAGNAGSGSGGTRNISGNNHPLVELETELADLHGKEAGLVFTSGFVSNEASISTIARLLPNCLILSDELNHASMIEGVRRSGAEKKIFRHNDVEHLEQLLKAADPARAKLIVFESVYSMDGDIAPIEKIADLADKYNAMTYIDEVHAVGMYGARGGGITERDGLAHRIDIIEGTLAKAFGALGGYITGSRAIVDAVRSYAPGFIFTTSLPPAVAASATAAIRHLKNSQVERNGQQRQAQRAKDVLSAAGFPVMPSETHIVPILVGDPELCKKASDRLLEVHGIYIQPINYPTVPRGTERLRITPSPLHDDALIDGLKDALLEVWNALGIPYAEPTVSQPASSERIIPLMVSKAGG
- a CDS encoding glycosyltransferase family 2 protein, whose amino-acid sequence is MNYPASATGDWTAYWRASPMRHLRLRWRHVQLSVPHRKKSANLIAASGSFEALRPGDLPLVCVVRNAAPYMKSFLRYYREMGVTRFIVVDDRSDDGTTEILSSAPDVDLFTSDVGYAQADRGRVWRDALFNLYGRGRWYLSVDADEFFVFPRMEQRDIRSFIEELEGNGIRRCLAPMIDMYPGGLLREGVFVDDGTKYPFEVSSHFDGDGYTATWEKFGVAVRGGPRLRLFGRSMRLSKFPLIWVDEKTDYRRGSIHGPGPCFRNFLPATGALLHYRFSSLSVGEFKRIASEKSHAGGAEHYRAIVENERFSDDLSLVYEGSVQYTGPDCLVRRGFMADLHDIERGAKPRSRLSA